In Notamacropus eugenii isolate mMacEug1 chromosome 1, mMacEug1.pri_v2, whole genome shotgun sequence, one genomic interval encodes:
- the NPEPL1 gene encoding probable aminopeptidase NPEPL1 encodes MANVGLQFVASAGDGDPQSRPVLLLGQLQNLHRVPWSHLRGKLQPRVTEEIWQTALSTLNPNPTDSCPLYLNYATVAALPSRVSRHNSPSAAQFITRLVRNCLPGGTNRCILMVCERSEVFASACALARAFPLFTHRSSASRRTEKTVTVEFFLVGQNNGPVEVTTLKCLTSATEGVRLAARIVDTPCNEMNTDNFLEEIKKVGKDLGIVPTIIRDEELKQRGFGGIYGVGKAAVHPPALAVLSHMPEGATQTIAWVGKGIVYDTGGLSIKGKTTMPGMKRDCGGAAAVLGAFRAAVRQGFKDNLHAVFCLAENSVGPNATRPDDIHLLYSGKTVEINNTDAEGRLVLADGVSYACKDLGADIILDMATLTGAQGIATGKYHAAVLTNSEEWEAACVKAGRNCGDLVHPLVYCPELHFSEFTSAVADMKNSVADRDNSPSSCAGLFIASHIGFDWPGVWVHLDIASPVHAGERATGYGVALLLSLFGGASEDPLLNMVSPLGEDADPQGDMERDCKRRRLV; translated from the exons ATGGCGAACGTGGGGCTGCAGTTCGTGGCGAGCGCCGGGGACGGCGACCCTCAGAGCCGGCCGGTCCTGCTGCTGGGCCAGCTGCAGAACCTGCACCGCGTGCCCTGGAGTCACCTCCGCGGGAAGCTGCAGCCCCGGGTCACCGAGGAG ATTTGGCAGACTGCATTAAGCACACTCAATCCCAACCCTACAGACAGCTGTCCTCTCTACTTGAACTATGCTACAGTGGCAGCACTTCCTTCCCGAGTGAGTCGGCACAATAGTCCCTCAGCAGCCCAGTTTATCACCCGCCTTGTAAGAAATTGCCTTCCAGGGGGAACCAACAGATGCATTTTG ATGGTCTGTGAACGATCAGAAGTATTTGCTTCTGCTTGTGCTCTGGCCCGAgctttcccccttttcacacaCCGATCTAGTGCCTCAAGACGCACAGAGAAGACTGTCACTGTGGAGTTCTTCCTGGTGGGACAGAACAATGGACCTGTGGAAGTGACTACTCTAAAA TGTTTGACCAGTGCAACTGAAGGTGTGAGGCTGGCAGCCCGAATTGTTGACACACCCTGTAATGAGATGAACACAGATAACTTTCTTGAG GAAATTAaaaaagttggaaaagacctGGGGATAGTTCCAACCATCATCCgagatgaggaactaaagcagAGAGGATTTGGAG GTATTTATGGAGTTGGCAAAGCTGCTGTGCATCCCCCTGCACTGGCAGTTCTCAGTCACATGCCTGAAGGTGCCACCCAGACCATCGCATGGGTTGGTAAAGGCATTGTCTATGACACCGGGGGGCTCAGCATTAAAGGGAAG ACCACCATGCCTGGCATGAAGCGTGACTGTGGGGGAGCAGCAGCTGTCCTGGGAGCCTTCAGAGCTGCCGTCAGACAA GGCTTCAAAGACAATCTCCACGCTGTGTTTTGCTTGGCGGAGAACTCTGTGGGGCCGAATGCAACAAGACCTGATGACATTCACCTGCTGTACTCAGGAAA GACTGTGGAAATCAACAATACAGATGCCGAAGGCAGACTGGTGCTTGCTGATGGAGTGTCCTATGCCTGCAAGGACCTAGGGGCTGACATCATTCTAGATATGGCTACACTTACTGGAGCTCAG GGAATTGCCACAGGGAAGTACCACGCCGCTGTCCTCACCAATAGTGAAGAGTGGGAAGCAGCATGTGTGAAAGCCGGAAGGAACTGTGGGGACTTGGTGCACCCCCTGGTCTATTGCCCAGAACTTCACTTCAGTGAATTTACCTCGGCTGTTGCAGATATGAAGAACTCAGTGGCG GACCGGGACAACAGCCCCAGCTCCTGTGCTGGCCTCTTCATTGCCTCCCACATTGGCTTTGACTGGCCTGGTGTATGGGTCCACCTGGATATTGCTTCCCCAGTGCATGCA GGGGAGCGAGCTACAGGCTATGGCGTGGCCCTCTTGCTATCTCTCTTTGGTGGAGCCTCTGAAGATCCACTCCTGAACATGGTGTCTCCTTTGGGTGAAGATGCAGACCCTCAGGGAGACATGGAAAGAGACTGCAAAAGGCGGCGCCTAGTGTGA